In bacterium, one genomic interval encodes:
- a CDS encoding ferredoxin — translation MKAKVDPDLCTGCELCVDTAPDVFEMKDDVATAKVEIVPTVAEEAAKEAAESCPAEAISIEE, via the coding sequence ATGAAAGCTAAAGTTGATCCTGATCTGTGCACTGGTTGTGAACTCTGTGTTGACACAGCGCCGGATGTTTTTGAGATGAAGGACGATGTGGCCACTGCCAAAGTGGAAATTGTTCCGACCGTGGCGGAGGAGGCTGCCAAAGAGGCTGCTGAATCTTGTCCCGCAGAAGCGATTTCGATTGAAGAGTAA
- a CDS encoding methyltransferase, translated as MTAKERVHAALNREPVDRVPVWMWYHPDTVRRLAQALDIPATAVSMALGDDIRQAWVGNNHPMEGIVHDHDGESHVDEWGIEWVKDGPFNQIRHSPLQAANREQILAYRHPYDRADALIALLDRVYPLADRYFIGCDLSPCVFELVCRIRGMEQAAMDLAADPELSAHLLRQAADFSLELGRRACERYQLDWLWTGDDIGGQNGMIMSPKSWREQIKPLLAEIFAVGHAHDLWVAYHSCGSLRPIIDDLIEIGMDVLNPIQCNCPGMNPLDLKKEFGKKLAFMGGVDTQGLLPNGSAEEVYRETCRLLEGMSGDGGGYILAASHAVPPETPLENIFAMYRAAGITKEEIYDRAAGMRVKKIV; from the coding sequence GTGACTGCAAAAGAACGCGTGCATGCTGCGCTGAACCGTGAACCAGTAGACCGCGTTCCGGTGTGGATGTGGTATCATCCGGACACGGTCCGGCGCCTGGCGCAAGCGCTGGACATACCGGCAACGGCTGTCAGCATGGCCCTCGGCGATGACATTCGTCAGGCCTGGGTGGGCAACAACCATCCGATGGAAGGCATTGTGCACGATCACGATGGAGAATCCCATGTCGATGAATGGGGCATCGAATGGGTCAAGGATGGACCGTTCAATCAGATTCGCCATTCGCCGCTGCAAGCTGCAAATCGCGAACAGATTCTGGCTTATCGCCACCCCTATGACCGTGCGGATGCCTTGATCGCTCTCCTGGATCGCGTGTATCCGCTGGCAGATCGGTACTTTATCGGCTGCGACCTATCGCCCTGCGTTTTTGAACTCGTGTGCCGCATTCGCGGCATGGAGCAGGCGGCCATGGACCTGGCCGCTGACCCGGAGCTTTCCGCTCATCTGCTGCGCCAAGCTGCGGATTTCTCGCTGGAACTCGGCCGGCGCGCCTGTGAGCGCTATCAGCTGGATTGGCTGTGGACCGGCGACGACATCGGCGGCCAAAACGGCATGATCATGAGCCCCAAATCCTGGCGGGAACAGATCAAGCCGCTGCTGGCTGAGATCTTTGCCGTCGGTCATGCCCACGATCTATGGGTCGCCTATCACTCCTGCGGCTCCCTTCGCCCCATCATCGATGATCTGATCGAAATAGGGATGGATGTTTTAAATCCCATTCAGTGTAATTGCCCGGGTATGAATCCACTGGATTTGAAAAAAGAGTTCGGTAAAAAGCTGGCGTTCATGGGCGGAGTGGACACGCAGGGTCTGCTGCCCAATGGCAGCGCAGAGGAGGTCTATCGTGAGACCTGCCGACTCCTGGAGGGCATGAGCGGAGACGGCGGAGGCTACATACTGGCGGCCTCGCATGCCGTGCCGCCGGAAACTCCGCTGGAAAATATCTTTGCTATGTACCGGGCAGCGGGGATCACGAAGGAGGAAATTTACGACCGGGCGGCGGGCATGCGAGTGAAAAAAATTGTCTGA
- a CDS encoding redoxin domain-containing protein, translating into MPRKLMFPLWLALLLAACQTTIAPDQIAGLKPAKPKAHEKITITYQPAAKDAQLKDAEAITAHVLIGYEKEQPRLLELAMQKKEKLWQADFTLPGEKPLLLLYRFAAGNKIDDRSGNSWYSLIFDNGKPVQGSHLTLATLLRQQEYVNFKIAGTPEQSREELEKELAIYPNSAPANSLLWRLQLREKPGDSTKAAIKTSLERVYEANKDNEDAVAVLLNWFVQTDQADRAESIRNDWVRKNPKGKLALYQAMIKIGQQGDSAQRIAEIEQLLAHDALPEEDRESLQSMLIEEYARIDWIDQARDFLAKMDKPKAHLYNALAWPLIENGRHLSQAVELAGKGVELARRTGSDCKPSYLSQADWDNVQKDALASILDTYGLGLFKTGKTAEAEAAYAEAYAINRGESPDINARLVESYVKNGKYDKAIQVAEACLSAAKADINLIQHYRAAWIKLNGSAAGFEAQLKKLQDLGKNHSFTKLAESRMNKPAPDFTLPALNGGMVTLSEQKGKVVVVDFWATWCGPCKMSFPFLQQMYERYQKNPDVLILALNTWEREKGPQREQLVRRFIKENNYTFPVLFDANYVEKYGVTGIPTKFIIDKQGQIAFQSIGFNGGEDMIQEMTAEIELLLAE; encoded by the coding sequence ATGCCTCGTAAGTTGATGTTCCCGCTGTGGCTGGCGCTGCTGCTGGCTGCCTGCCAAACCACCATCGCGCCGGATCAGATAGCGGGTTTAAAACCGGCAAAACCCAAGGCCCATGAAAAAATCACCATCACCTATCAACCTGCGGCCAAAGACGCACAGCTGAAAGATGCTGAGGCCATCACGGCTCACGTGCTCATCGGCTATGAAAAAGAACAGCCCCGTCTGCTGGAACTCGCTATGCAAAAAAAGGAAAAACTCTGGCAGGCTGATTTCACCCTGCCCGGCGAAAAACCGCTGTTGCTGCTCTATAGATTTGCGGCCGGAAATAAAATAGATGATCGCAGCGGCAACAGCTGGTACTCGCTCATCTTTGATAACGGCAAACCGGTCCAGGGGAGCCATTTGACTCTGGCGACCCTCCTGCGACAACAGGAATATGTCAATTTCAAGATCGCCGGAACGCCGGAACAATCGCGGGAAGAGCTGGAGAAAGAGCTCGCCATCTATCCGAACAGCGCCCCGGCCAACAGCCTGCTCTGGCGATTGCAGCTGCGCGAAAAGCCCGGCGATTCGACCAAAGCAGCCATCAAGACATCCCTGGAAAGAGTGTACGAAGCCAACAAAGACAACGAAGACGCGGTCGCCGTTCTATTAAACTGGTTCGTTCAGACGGATCAGGCGGACCGCGCCGAATCGATCAGGAATGACTGGGTTAGAAAAAATCCCAAGGGCAAACTGGCTCTCTATCAGGCAATGATAAAAATAGGACAGCAGGGCGACTCTGCGCAGCGCATCGCTGAGATCGAACAACTGCTCGCCCACGATGCCCTGCCTGAGGAGGACCGGGAATCACTGCAAAGTATGCTCATCGAAGAGTATGCCCGGATCGACTGGATCGATCAAGCGCGTGATTTTTTGGCTAAAATGGACAAGCCCAAGGCCCATCTCTACAACGCACTGGCCTGGCCGCTGATCGAAAATGGCCGTCACTTGTCCCAGGCCGTAGAACTGGCCGGAAAGGGCGTCGAACTGGCGCGCCGCACCGGATCAGACTGCAAGCCCTCCTACCTTTCACAGGCTGATTGGGACAATGTACAAAAAGACGCGCTGGCCAGCATACTCGACACCTATGGATTGGGATTGTTTAAAACCGGCAAAACCGCAGAGGCCGAGGCAGCCTACGCAGAGGCCTATGCCATCAACCGGGGAGAGAGCCCAGATATCAACGCCAGATTGGTAGAAAGCTATGTGAAAAACGGCAAATACGACAAGGCGATCCAAGTGGCGGAAGCCTGCTTGAGTGCAGCCAAAGCGGACATAAACCTGATTCAACATTATAGAGCCGCGTGGATCAAGCTGAACGGCAGCGCTGCAGGATTTGAGGCCCAGCTGAAAAAATTGCAGGATCTCGGCAAGAACCACTCTTTCACCAAGCTCGCTGAAAGTCGCATGAACAAACCGGCGCCCGATTTCACCCTTCCGGCCCTCAATGGAGGAATGGTCACTCTCTCTGAACAAAAGGGCAAAGTGGTGGTGGTGGATTTCTGGGCCACCTGGTGCGGACCCTGCAAGATGTCGTTTCCGTTTCTGCAGCAGATGTACGAGCGTTATCAGAAAAATCCCGATGTCCTCATCCTGGCTCTGAACACCTGGGAACGGGAGAAGGGCCCGCAGCGAGAGCAGCTCGTCCGCCGTTTTATCAAAGAGAACAACTATACCTTTCCGGTTCTTTTCGACGCCAACTATGTCGAGAAATATGGCGTGACCGGCATCCCGACCAAATTCATCATCGACAAGCAAGGGCAAATCGCTTTTCAAAGCATCGGCTTCAACGGCGGAGAAGACATGATTCAGGAGATGACGGCGGAAATTGAACTGTTGTTGGCGGAGTGA
- a CDS encoding glycoside hydrolase family 38, producing MPPRQVHYVLSTHWDREWYQSFQNFRYRLVQLMDHLLQGWQDGRLQGPFQTDGQTILVEDYLEARPEKRAEIESLAKSGRLVMGPWYVMPDEFLVSGESLVRNLRLGRNLVRQLGGRPSQAGFICDIFGHNSQMPQIFAGFGIHAGLLWRGINQVDKRLLRWRAADGTEMIVYRFGQIGYCDYAFKVRHADQPKRAFDAEAGAADLWAFIEKEAKATETNAILVFDGGDHLEWNPDHYAVYLEQSKAPRSGYTLLHTSLDEFLAAVIKEGKAIPESADGELREPGRWPVDVDQSWLIPGVLSSRVWIKQENAACESLLCQWAEPLSTFAAGALHEEYPDRYLEIAWKWLLQNHPHDSICGCSIDQVHEDMKYRFRQCRQIGERLALEARQKIAASIEGAIQENELRVVVFNPLPLPVSGVVDVQLSLPDSWPLFNEFFGFESKPGFRIYEAATGREIPYQRLQQKMSQNKFTHSAQHFPQPYRTHDVAVSFSLQIPSLGYTHLIVRKGQEKMPTRHPATPCLMVSDRTMENEWIRVQVQENGSLRLTDKRTQRTYDRLLTFEDCADIGDGWYHGEAVNDQIFSSAAATAQVAVIHNGPLQATLRIRTLMQVPEAFQFDRMVRSDRWVEMPIDSLVTLRQDSDVVQIQTVVDNRVDDHRLRVLFPSGCAAHSYLCDSPFDVVQRAIALQPDRHTYREMEVETRSQQTWTAVHDANSGLAVISSGLFESTVQDSPQQPIALTLFRATRRTVFTDGEPLGQLHQRLCFNYWIQPLSGAPDRRACFELGQRLAAGIGCVQLSEDDRLRWRTDRPLPDQAGAFQLEGQAVLTSLRRVGAYIEMRLFNPEEHTIMASVLTAGRPAAWPAPSRFQFVDLESTPQTQPQPLSDGKISFPVPAKKIITLRFLD from the coding sequence ATGCCACCACGTCAGGTTCATTATGTGTTGAGCACTCACTGGGACCGTGAGTGGTATCAGAGTTTTCAAAATTTTCGCTATCGTCTGGTCCAGCTGATGGATCACTTGCTGCAGGGATGGCAGGATGGCAGGCTGCAAGGCCCCTTTCAGACCGATGGACAGACGATTTTGGTGGAGGATTATCTCGAGGCAAGGCCGGAAAAGCGCGCAGAGATCGAGAGTCTGGCTAAATCAGGCCGGTTGGTCATGGGCCCCTGGTATGTCATGCCGGACGAGTTTCTGGTTTCCGGCGAGTCGCTGGTGCGCAATCTGCGCCTGGGTCGCAACCTGGTCCGGCAATTGGGCGGCCGGCCTTCTCAGGCCGGTTTTATTTGCGATATTTTCGGCCATAACAGCCAGATGCCGCAGATTTTTGCCGGCTTTGGCATTCACGCCGGACTTCTTTGGCGCGGGATCAATCAGGTGGACAAAAGATTGCTCCGCTGGCGCGCGGCCGACGGTACGGAGATGATCGTCTATCGCTTTGGACAGATCGGCTATTGCGATTACGCTTTCAAAGTGCGGCATGCCGATCAGCCGAAACGTGCGTTCGATGCCGAGGCCGGCGCAGCGGACCTGTGGGCGTTTATTGAAAAAGAGGCCAAGGCGACGGAAACCAATGCCATCCTGGTTTTTGACGGCGGCGATCATCTGGAATGGAATCCGGATCACTATGCCGTATATCTCGAACAGAGCAAAGCCCCCCGGTCCGGATACACGCTGCTGCACACCAGTCTGGATGAATTTTTAGCTGCGGTGATCAAGGAAGGGAAAGCCATACCCGAGAGCGCAGACGGCGAGCTGCGCGAGCCCGGAAGATGGCCTGTTGACGTGGATCAGTCCTGGTTGATCCCCGGCGTTCTCTCCAGCCGGGTGTGGATCAAGCAGGAGAACGCCGCCTGCGAATCGCTGCTCTGTCAATGGGCGGAACCGCTGAGCACGTTTGCCGCCGGCGCACTTCATGAAGAGTATCCGGATCGCTATCTGGAGATCGCCTGGAAATGGTTGCTGCAAAACCATCCCCATGATTCGATCTGCGGGTGCAGTATCGACCAGGTGCACGAGGATATGAAGTACCGGTTCCGCCAGTGCCGCCAGATCGGCGAACGTCTCGCTCTGGAGGCCCGGCAGAAAATCGCCGCATCCATCGAGGGAGCGATACAGGAGAATGAATTGCGGGTGGTGGTTTTCAATCCTTTGCCTCTACCGGTTTCGGGCGTGGTCGATGTGCAGCTGAGTTTGCCGGATTCCTGGCCGCTGTTCAACGAGTTTTTCGGTTTTGAATCCAAACCCGGATTTCGTATCTATGAGGCTGCTACCGGCCGCGAGATCCCCTATCAGCGGCTGCAACAAAAGATGTCGCAGAACAAATTCACCCACTCTGCCCAGCACTTTCCGCAACCGTATCGTACCCACGACGTTGCGGTCTCTTTCTCTCTCCAGATTCCCAGCCTGGGCTACACCCACCTGATCGTTCGCAAAGGCCAGGAAAAAATGCCGACGCGCCATCCCGCCACTCCGTGCCTGATGGTTTCGGACCGCACGATGGAGAACGAATGGATCCGTGTGCAGGTGCAGGAGAACGGCAGCCTTAGGTTGACCGACAAACGAACCCAGCGCACCTATGACCGGCTGCTGACCTTTGAAGACTGCGCGGACATCGGCGATGGCTGGTATCACGGCGAAGCAGTCAATGACCAAATTTTTTCCTCGGCTGCCGCAACCGCCCAGGTGGCGGTGATCCACAACGGTCCTCTGCAGGCCACGCTGCGAATCCGCACGCTGATGCAGGTGCCGGAGGCTTTTCAATTCGACCGCATGGTGCGAAGCGACCGGTGGGTGGAGATGCCCATCGATTCGTTGGTGACCCTGCGCCAGGACAGCGATGTGGTCCAAATTCAAACCGTGGTGGACAATCGGGTGGACGACCACCGCTTGCGCGTGCTGTTCCCCAGCGGATGTGCGGCGCACAGCTATCTGTGCGATTCGCCCTTTGATGTGGTCCAGCGCGCCATCGCTCTGCAGCCGGATCGGCACACGTACCGCGAGATGGAGGTCGAAACCCGATCCCAGCAAACCTGGACTGCGGTGCATGATGCCAACAGCGGGCTGGCGGTGATCAGCAGCGGTTTATTCGAATCCACAGTACAGGATTCGCCGCAGCAGCCTATTGCGCTGACGTTGTTCCGCGCCACCCGCCGGACGGTGTTCACCGACGGAGAGCCGCTCGGTCAACTTCATCAGCGGCTCTGTTTCAACTACTGGATCCAACCGTTGTCCGGCGCCCCGGACCGTCGCGCCTGTTTCGAATTGGGCCAGCGGCTGGCAGCCGGCATCGGCTGTGTGCAGCTGTCCGAGGACGATCGATTGCGTTGGCGGACCGACCGGCCGTTGCCGGATCAAGCCGGCGCTTTTCAGCTGGAAGGTCAGGCGGTGCTCACCAGCCTGCGCCGCGTCGGCGCGTATATCGAAATGCGCTTGTTCAATCCTGAAGAGCATACGATCATGGCTTCGGTGCTGACCGCGGGGCGGCCGGCAGCATGGCCGGCGCCTTCGCGGTTTCAGTTCGTTGATTTGGAAAGTACGCCACAGACACAACCACAACCCCTGTCGGACGGCAAGATCTCTTTTCCGGTTCCGGCGAAAAAAATCATCACGCTACGATTTCTGGATTAG